From the genome of Phoenix dactylifera cultivar Barhee BC4 chromosome 17, palm_55x_up_171113_PBpolish2nd_filt_p, whole genome shotgun sequence:
CGACCGTTTTCCTCCTTCCCCTCCCGATCTTCTTAGATGCTTCGAATAAATACTCTCCTAACTCTCCTCTCCCTTTcaacccccccccacccccggtcttgctttcttcttcgtcttcttaCCTTTTTGATTTTTGATCCACCCTTACTcccttctcctctccctcttcccctcttcccgAGGCCCCCAAAACCCTTCTAAAACCCCCACCAAAAcccaagaagaagagagagagagagagggtgctCTGCGCCGCCGGTTCGGTAGCCATGTCGGAGATCGTGTCGGACGCATGGAAGCGCTACCTCGGGCAGCTTCAAGAACACCCTCTTAGAACGAAGGTTGGATCTTTTTCCCCCTTTCTCCATGAAGTTcggttttttttcttcctcttattTCCTTCCGTATCTCTTTGTATCTTTGCttcgcatttttttttaaaggtacTTTTGGTGGTGAATTCATGGGATGGGTTTATCTGTTATTCTTCCTCTTTGTAGGCAATAACTTCTGGGGTCTTGGCGGGATGCAGCGATGCGATTGCTCAAAAAATCTCCGGGATCAAGAAGCTCCAATTGAGAAGGTTGCTTCTTGTCATGGTATGACGCTCGGATTATTTCTTTGCGATGTAAAATTTAGAAAAGTGGTTTCTTGCTGGGTTCTTGTTCGATTGCGCTTCTGTTTGGGATTTGATATTTTGTAATGGGAGATGAAGATTGGGGATTGAGCGTTTAAGATCGTCCTCACTATAACACGAATAACTTTTTAAGTAGACGCTGCTTTGCCATTGGTTTCATCTAAGgccaagttcttccaattggAAGCACTTTTAGATCATATTTCTCAGCTTCCATATGGTGCACTTTCAATGTCCCTCACCCTTCATTTTGATCCAAGAAGCCGAATTCTGTTCGTCTTTGATGTATGTGCTGCATTTTTCCAAATGTTCGGAGGCCTTTTTTTAGTCTAAGGAACCTATTTCTCgtgtttattatttttagctTGTTAATGATATCAGAACTAGATTTCAGTTAATTTTGAATTTATGATTGCGTTGGTTTATTGGTGCAACTAACATTATGATTTTTGAAGGTGAATCATTAGATTAGCACtgaaattttgatattttatgtGGAGTCCTGTTTTCTTTGGATGTGGTGGATTAAGTTATTTTGCTTTTACTAGTTAAAGTGGTATTCAACACTTTTGGTTACGGATCTGATCAATATATAACTTGCTTTTTCCTTAACCATCAATCACCCTCTCATGATCACCGTTCGGGTCACCTGGGATGTGGCAGTCCGGGATTGGTGCCAAACACAGTGGGGTCGGTGGTATGGTAAAGGCATTCAGCACTGGGAAGCAAGATTTTAGTACTGATATCGGTCATTTATATCCTTTTAGTATTTAGATTCTGTCCTTTCTCAAGAAAAACTAACTTAACCTATGTGATCTCATCGAACAGATAATATTTGGCTTCATTTTCAGCAACAATTTGAGTAGCATTTCTTTCCACAGCCAGTGTGAAAATATTTCATTGTTGCATATGACAGAGAGCGTATTCTGTTCTAAGAAACCTAATTCTATCGATGCTTTGCAGCTCTATGGTTTTGCCTATGCAGGACCTTTTGGTCACTTTCTGCACAAGCTTATGGAGATTATTTTCAAGGGAAAGAAAGGCAAAGAGACGGTCGCTAAGAAAGTAAGTTCTAAATGTTCTAATTCTAATTAACTGGCCAGTTACACATGAAAAGTTGCAGTTGTATTTTGCATATGTAGTTGATTGTTTCCAAcaattctttcttccttttttcattTTAACACTGATCAATGTGGGCTTGTAAATGAATAAATGATCATAAGAAACATCGTCTTTACAGGTAATATTGGAACAATTGACTGCTTCACCATGGAACAACATGTTTTTTATGATGTATTATGGGCTGGTCATTGAAGGTATGGAACAATATGGGTCATTTTATGTTTAACACTCCTTCATAAGTTCCCTTGATGTTGATTCAATTGTATATGGATGCAGAGCGTCTATTACAAATAATTACACAAAAGCCATCAGAAATTGCCTTTTAATGAGATGTTTGTTTGTGCTCCTCCAGTCAACAGACGATTTTGCTACTTTTAGTTTTTTCCTTCTTAATTCgttttttctttagccttaTAGATTAGATTTAGTTCTAGCAACAACAACCTCCTGTCAGCCAGCCAGCACAACAGAACCACCCTCTTCAGGAAGCAGgggtgtttatatatatatatataagaattaGGGATAGGATACTTTGTTGAGTTCTAGCACCACTGctcttttaataaataaattatttgaatggCATGAATTCCATATCGTTGAAAATATCAAGTTAAGTTGGTGGATGGAAGGATTCTTTATGAGTATTGTGGAAGAGAAAGAATCTTCATTAGCTGGATGTCTTTCTAGGTACTTAAATGTAAAAATGATCTTTAAGAATGTATACATCCTTTGCAGAATATAGGAGAACATGTATTCCTACTTTTGTCTCTGTATCTGATACAGCCAACTACATGCAATATAATGCTAATTTACCTTTTGAAAAATGTCGGTATTTGGTTACGTTTTTTCCCCACATAGATGCAGATATACTGGATTCATCAATTGATGttactttttttccctttctttttttatgtaaAAGATGGAAGAtccatcagaatttaattaagaaaTGAAAAGGTTACATCAAAAGGACTCTCCCAAGAGGCGAGGGAGAAACATTAAGGAACAGGGATGGAGGAAAGATTCGAatggaaagaagagaggaagaaaattaTATAACTTGGATGTAAGTTCATGATATATCTTGGATGTAAATTCCGAAATGTTAAGTTTGAATGACAAGAGACTACTGCATTTCCGATTGTAGGTCGGCACATTGGTTGAATGTAATCATGGCTGCAATTGCATTTACTTATAAGGAGTTGACTGAGTGCTGTGTTTTATTATCAAACCTTCTGAAATTTGATTGTATTGAGTATTTTGCATCTGCATTAAAAATTCTGCAACACTATTCTTGCTCCATTGGTAAATGCAGGAAGACCATTTAGTTTAGTGAGGAGCAAGGTCAGGAAGGATTATCCAACTGTTCAGTTGACCGCATGGAAGGTACTTCTTAATCTATTCAATGGAACCTTACTTGGGTTTTGACCGTGTTCACTGGATTTCTAGTGTatatttgaactgaattttatggACTTTGTTTTGCAGTTTTGGCCTATAGTTTCTTGGGTGAACTACCAATATATGCCTCTGCAGTTCCGTGTTCTTTTCCACAGCTTCGTTGCTTCATGCTGGTCTGTCCTTCGCACTCATCTCTGGTTGCTTCATCTATAATGAATTCTCTACTTTATCCCGTTCCAATTATTATGTCACGAATAGATCAATACATAAACATGTTTGCCTGCTGCTCTACATAGCCATATCAACTGTACTTGAAAATTTATTGTTTAAGGGCATAGGTTataaaattcttttaaaaaactGGTTTATGCGCCTGTTTTTGCATTTTATTGTTGAATGTATGCGTAGTTATTCTCTCGCTTCGCGTGTGCGCATGtgcatgtgtgtatgtgtgagagagagagagagtaggcaaagatatatgcatgtatgtgcaTGAGAGCATGTGCTTGCACATCAAgtatgtacatatatagatagataggcAGACGCATCAACAAGTAAGGCAGAATCAAgtttcccatatatatatatatatatatatatatatatatatatatatatatatatatatatatatatatatatatatatatatatctgtggTTGTAATGACATCCATGCTTTTCCCTTGTACACTGTTTATGAGTCATGGGTCGTCCTATGTCCCGGTATATCTAATCAGCAACCTGGTCGACGCAATGTGCTTGCTCTTGCAGCCATTCTTAACTGAGATATTGTCAATAGAATATGTTTATGCTTAGTGCATGCTTTGCAAATGCTGATCTTAATGTATGTGCCGCAAATTCATGATTTTAATTGTTAATGCAAAAAGGTTCTATCCAAATTGGTGTTTAAAATTCAATTTCATATACTGTTTATATTTAGTTTAATAATTGGTTTCTGACGAAGATTTGCACCTCCACAAAGAGTATTCCGCTATGTTGAAGGGCATGTGGTATTCTGAGATAAAAATAGGAGGGAAACCCTCTATATACAAACTGAAAGATAAAGAAAACATAGGgagaaattcagaatttgattgAACACTGTTAATTCTAGGGTTTTCAGTTGTAGCTTGTAACTTCATGTGTATACAAGTGCCCCCACAATTTCTCACATGATTTCGAGCTAATAATTTTCTGATTGGATTGCATGTCAGTTCAatagtatgtatatatatgctgAACAATGTTGTTCTTCTGTAAAATATCAGGGCGGTGTTCCTGAATCTAAAAGCACGCTCAGTTGCTGTTAAACTGGCATAATGAGCCCGATAAGAGAATGTCATCAGTTGCTTGCTTGCTTGCTTGCTGCTTCCTCAACCTGCGTTGGTGAGAACCCTACCATTCACTGATAAGACATGTAGGCTTGCTCTCTGTCAAAAAGGAACAtaaaacaggaaaaaaaaaaaatccgtggTTGTTGCTGTGCTTTATAAACAATGGAAATAAGTACTTGTTCGGTTACAATGTGATCATTGTGTATTCATCTCAGCTTATAACATGCGAGCTTATATTGTCTCTATATTGCTTTGCTCTGCATTCATGCTCAAGTATATAATCACTGTCCAAAGGTCTAGAAGGTTTGTCGGCCAACCTCTTAGCTTAGGGTGTAACTTTCAAATAAACCAAATACTTCTGACAAATGGATATCTAATAAATAAGCGTGCACCAGTTTCGGAGGAGTTTGCATCGCAGATGGGACAATCCAAGCCAAACCTCCAGCCTTTCTTTGTTAACACCTCATCTGTATGAAGTTTGTTCTTTAGTGGGAGCCGAAGAAAGATTTTAGCTTTTTCCAGTGTCGCTCCCTTCCAAACTGGATTTGTAGAAAGGCCAAATAATAAATTTGTAGAATGAGCTCACCGAGAGGTGGTTTCGGTTACTTGTAAGTTTCCAAATTGGCACATTTGCAGCTTTATTCGGTCTATCTGGTTCCAACAATTCCATTAGAAGCTCAAACTCTCTTGATTCTTGAAATGATAGCGGTATTAGAAATTCCTCAAGGGACCAGAGGCACCTTGGTTTAAATGGATAAACAATGCATACTACTCTAGAAGAAAGTTTAAAAAGAGTGAGAGGAGATCGTTGGTAGAGGTCTCCCCAATTTGGACAGACATCAGCAGAGACATGAAGGTCTTTTAGAATTGTACCTCATTCCATTTGGGCagcggcaaaaaaaaaaaaaaaaaaaggaaaaagaagccatATTTTGGAAGGGCAACTGGTTAGGGAGCGTGCCATTTGCCTACTTATTCAATGGTCTCTTTGGAAGAGACCCCTAGCCCAAGTCATCAGTAGCCTGTTGCAGCGTTAAATCTGCGCCTGGCAAAGCTGGCTCTGAGATATAGAGTGGGTTGGGAGGTTAAACCGCCAGTTCAAGAAGGAGCCCGTCAACTTTGAAGACTTGAGGATCAGTTTCTATCAGATTTCACCAGCCCAGCTACTTTCCACTGTTTACGCTGGACGCATAGCAGCATCAGAGCCCTGTCTATGGTTGGTATACGTCTCCAACACGAACAGAGGTGAGATTCCGGGGAAGGTCTCCCTGAACACCACCTCAAGGCCTCACCGGCAGGCTAACTCGATCCTTTGCAAGGACTGAAACAAAATAACAGTCCCATAAAAGATCTGagtattaagtctctctttgcAAAAACGGCAAGAGCAAGAGCAATCTTGCTCATATAATCACTTTCCAGCAACAAGTatgcagaaaaaagaaaagcgaaaCCACAGTTTTCTTAATTTTGATGCAAAAGTATAGAAGTTCGTTCCCATGGGCATGTCTCTGCTGTTATATGAAGTCGTCAAAACGAGCAAGCACTGCCAAGTCCTTGTCTGCAATAATGTCTCATTATTTTCTACATATTGACGTAAAGATTTCCCTGCTAGCAaatctctcagaaaatctagtAGGTAACAGTAGGTAGGTTCATTCCCTTAGGCATGTTTCTGGTCTTATATAAAGTGGTCAAAGTGAGCAAGCACTGCAAAGGACCTATTGCAACAATGGCTCGTTTCAGAACCTTCAAGTCTATCCCTCTGGCCctattcctcctcctcctcctcatctctTCTTCCCAGGGACAAGATAATGTAAGCTTTCATGACTCTTATAGTTTTGGTTAGAAATAGCTAGATATGATGGTTACGATGCTCGTTTGCTTGTTCTGTTTGCGTAGAAGAGCGACCGTGGGGCTCACTGCGAGTCGCTGCCCAACTGCACCATGCCATGTTGCACAGCATTCTgaccaaggtggtagcacagATGGAACATGGCGTTGGCTTCCACCGGGGTGGCCCaagttcgaaacgcacgggcgtcgattaaatttgaGGATCGGATGCCCTATGCCTGGACGCTGCCGGTGGGAGCGCTACTAATCCACTGGTACCGAGATGgtgctggggtgacgtactcatACATGGATGATGAGCCCATGGGTTGGGGAGGGTACGCGAAAACTTGCGgcctgcatcgaacattctctggtagaAGGAGGGCCCAGTGGGAGCTGCTATGCGGGTGAGGTTcatctctccccctcccctcctatttttttcaccgaaaaaaaaaaaaggaattaacAAGGCAGGTTTCTGCAGCTATTCCCGGGGAATCTATCTCAATTGCTGCTGCCCTTTGGGCATTTAGACTTGCATTTGCTGATTCATACTGTGTCCTGCACGGTATGCTAGGAATAATGTAAAATTTTACAGTAAAGAAAATCCTCCTGTTTTTAATGGACTTCgatagctttcttcttctttatcatATTATTAAGTTTATATAAATCTCAACCGTATTTCGATTTGACACTGATACCATCTGCGCATCACCTAGGATACTCACCGGTGCGTCGTTGTTTACACCGCAGATTGCTGCATGGCCGCCAtcagaaaaaataaaacatgtCGTGTATGGTATGTAAGACTATCTTGTTTGATGGCCGTCTATCTTCTACTGGTGGTCATCAAATGCTGCACAATATTCTTCGATGCCAACAGTAGTGCACCACAGAAGATACGTGCTGTTTGCTAGTGTGATCCCTTATATGTAGAGAGAGATCAACCGTTAGCTCCTTAAATTTTTGGAAACATTTTGTCTGCAGATTGGTTGGATTTGATTCACGAGGTGTAGGAATGCGACTAGACGCATGCACATCTGTTCCGGTCCGATTATGGCTGGGTTGTTGTCCTATTTCCAAATTTAAGACCATCCTATTTGATCACTATCTATCTTCTAATGGCGGTCATCAAATGCTGCACAGTATTCTTCGATGCAAACAACGCGTGTAGAGAGAGATCAACAGTTAGCTCATTGAATTTTCGGAAACATTTTGCTTGTCTGGAGATTCGTTGGATGTGATTCACGAAGTCTATGAATGCGACTAGATGCACATATGTTCCagtattaagtctctctttgcAAAAACAGCAAGAGTAATCTTGCTAATACAATCACTTTCCATCAACAAGTACCTAAAAAAAGTGAAATCACATcgttttattaatttttgatgtaAAGCATTTAAGCCTCTCAGAAAATCCAATAAGTAAAAGCATAGAGCTAGGTTCATTCCCATGGGCATGTCTCTGGTCTTATATGTTGGCAAAATGAGCAATCAGGACTTGTTGCGATAGTGGCTCATTGTTTTTTAAATTGTGATGCAAAGATTTCGTTCTTAGCAAATCTCTCAGAAAATCCACTAAAGAT
Proteins encoded in this window:
- the LOC103711830 gene encoding peroxisomal membrane protein PMP22-like, with amino-acid sequence MSEIVSDAWKRYLGQLQEHPLRTKAITSGVLAGCSDAIAQKISGIKKLQLRRLLLVMLYGFAYAGPFGHFLHKLMEIIFKGKKGKETVAKKVILEQLTASPWNNMFFMMYYGLVIEGRPFSLVRSKVRKDYPTVQLTAWKFWPIVSWVNYQYMPLQFRVLFHSFVASCWAVFLNLKARSVAVKLA